One stretch of Musicola paradisiaca NCPPB 2511 DNA includes these proteins:
- the hyfH gene encoding hydrogenase 4 subunit H produces the protein MLKLFKTILKAGNSTVKYPFAPLEVPTGFRGKPEYDPAQCIGCAACTMACPANALTMDNDINNGERIWQLFLGRCIFCGRCEEVCPTRAIVLSQEFEMAVASKADLYQRATFRLLECHVCHTPFAPQKEVEYTMALLVQSGLSESEVESRRSQFETCPDCKRKKNMDNKGNVMLSHHLPTPAHKEGNPS, from the coding sequence ATGCTGAAACTGTTTAAAACCATCCTTAAAGCGGGCAACAGCACGGTGAAATACCCGTTCGCTCCGCTGGAGGTCCCGACGGGGTTCCGCGGCAAACCGGAGTACGACCCGGCCCAATGCATCGGCTGCGCCGCCTGTACCATGGCCTGCCCGGCTAATGCGCTGACCATGGACAACGACATCAATAACGGCGAACGCATCTGGCAGTTGTTCCTCGGCCGCTGCATTTTCTGCGGCCGCTGCGAAGAAGTTTGCCCGACCCGCGCCATCGTGTTGTCGCAGGAGTTTGAAATGGCGGTCGCCAGCAAGGCCGACCTTTACCAGCGTGCGACCTTCCGCCTGCTGGAGTGCCATGTTTGCCATACGCCGTTCGCGCCGCAAAAAGAGGTGGAATACACCATGGCGCTGCTGGTGCAGTCGGGGCTGTCGGAAAGCGAGGTGGAGTCGCGCCGCAGCCAGTTTGAAACCTGCCCGGACTGCAAGCGCAAAAAGAATATGGATAACAAAGGCAACGTCATGCTGAGCCACCACCTGCCGACCCCGGCCCACAAAGAGGGGAATCCGTCATGA
- a CDS encoding formate hydrogenlyase maturation HycH family protein translates to MNAKVMFYALNQKFLDSRDKVPEQAQQVMYYSLAIGHHVGVIDCLKRVLECPLADYEGWVGQLEDGDAKRKMLGLLRFGEITIDQTHAALLGGAFSTLAGQDQFPEWTQTLTDNLAAMQREPALYLMVKRIDD, encoded by the coding sequence ATGAACGCGAAAGTCATGTTCTACGCGCTGAACCAGAAGTTTCTGGACAGCCGCGACAAGGTGCCGGAGCAAGCCCAGCAGGTGATGTATTACTCACTGGCCATTGGCCACCACGTCGGCGTGATCGACTGCCTGAAGCGGGTACTGGAGTGCCCGCTGGCGGACTACGAAGGCTGGGTGGGTCAACTGGAAGACGGTGATGCCAAGCGCAAAATGCTGGGCCTGCTGCGCTTTGGCGAAATCACCATCGACCAGACGCATGCCGCCCTGCTGGGCGGCGCTTTTTCCACGCTCGCCGGGCAAGACCAATTCCCGGAATGGACCCAAACGCTGACGGACAATCTGGCAGCGATGCAACGGGAACCGGCGCTTTATCTCATGGTGAAACGTATTGATGACTGA
- the hyfE gene encoding hydrogenase 4 membrane subunit, with the protein MTGSLLVNNLAGLLIITSLLVIAAKKPTVSSWLYALQSLVLVLIFVALGGLLGSHELYLWSLTAFVTKVILVPAIMYRAFRKLSDPNADGGVLSTATLILIATLIVLVSYFAVAPVQLPMVSNLKPVLAVSLGHFLIGLLCIVSQRNILKQVFGYCLMENGAHLTLALLAYRAPELVEIGIATDAIFAVIVMALMARKIHRTLNTLDVQQLTALKG; encoded by the coding sequence ATGACTGGATCACTGCTTGTCAACAATCTGGCCGGTCTGTTGATCATCACCTCGCTGTTGGTGATCGCCGCCAAAAAACCCACCGTGTCCTCCTGGCTGTATGCGCTACAGTCGCTGGTGCTGGTGCTGATCTTCGTCGCGCTGGGCGGGCTGTTGGGCTCCCATGAGCTCTATTTGTGGTCGCTGACCGCGTTCGTCACCAAGGTCATTCTGGTGCCCGCCATCATGTATCGCGCTTTCCGCAAGCTGTCGGATCCTAACGCCGACGGCGGCGTGCTCAGCACCGCCACGCTGATACTGATCGCCACGCTGATCGTCCTGGTGAGCTACTTCGCGGTAGCGCCGGTGCAGTTGCCGATGGTCAGCAACCTGAAGCCGGTGCTGGCGGTTTCGCTGGGCCATTTCCTGATCGGCCTGCTGTGCATCGTCAGCCAGCGCAATATCCTCAAGCAGGTGTTCGGCTACTGCCTGATGGAAAACGGCGCGCACCTGACGCTGGCGCTGCTGGCCTATCGCGCGCCTGAGCTGGTGGAAATCGGCATCGCCACCGACGCCATCTTCGCCGTCATCGTCATGGCGCTGATGGCGCGTAAAATCCACCGAACGCTGAACACGCTGGACGTTCAGCAACTGACCGCACTGAAAGGGTGA
- a CDS encoding hydrogenase 4 subunit F, protein MATLDLFITLLATPLVVALLAFVSRFTGGAARTLVTAVHLVGIVALLAITLFTVWSVYQQGELLAANRWLHLDSLSALFLAILGVIGFITGLYSIGYMRHELDGGEISLPTLCYYYGFFHLFLFTMLLVITSNNLILMWAAIEATTLSSAFLVGLYGQRSSLEAAWKYIIICTVGVAFGLYGTVLVYANAANVMTEPGNAIFWTEVLKHAGELDGTLMHLAFIFILIGFGTKTGLFPMHAWLPDAHSEAPSPTSAMLSAVLLNCALLVIVRYTILISAAIGPEFPQRLLLVFGLLSVAVAAFLILVQRDMKRLLAYSSVENMGLIAVAIGIGGPLGILAALLHTLNHSLAKTLLFCGSGNVLLKYGTRDMDAVKGILRVAPLTGALLAGGALALGGMPPFNVFLSEFMTVTAGIHAGQLPLTLLLLALLTVVLAGLVRMVAMTVLGSKPEAVSRGELGWLTTVPMLILLVLMLVMGTRIPQPVTQLLERATAIVLNTAPGADGQAAPLGWPSLSLRAAPQEHAPVSSLTPSRQEMYRD, encoded by the coding sequence ATGGCTACACTGGATCTGTTTATCACCCTGCTCGCCACCCCGCTGGTGGTGGCGCTGCTGGCCTTCGTCAGCCGCTTTACCGGCGGCGCCGCACGCACCCTGGTGACGGCTGTCCACCTGGTGGGCATCGTCGCGTTGCTGGCGATAACGTTGTTCACTGTCTGGAGCGTTTACCAACAGGGCGAACTGTTGGCGGCCAACCGCTGGCTGCATCTGGATAGCCTGAGCGCGCTGTTCCTGGCGATCCTCGGCGTCATCGGTTTTATCACCGGGCTCTACTCCATCGGTTATATGCGCCATGAGCTGGATGGCGGCGAGATCAGCCTCCCGACGCTGTGTTACTACTACGGCTTCTTCCACCTGTTCCTGTTCACCATGTTGTTGGTGATCACCAGTAATAACCTGATCCTGATGTGGGCAGCGATTGAAGCCACCACGCTGAGCTCCGCGTTTCTGGTCGGGCTGTACGGACAGCGCTCTTCGCTGGAGGCGGCCTGGAAATACATCATCATCTGTACCGTCGGCGTGGCCTTCGGTCTGTACGGTACGGTGCTGGTGTACGCCAACGCCGCCAACGTGATGACCGAACCGGGCAACGCCATTTTCTGGACGGAAGTGCTGAAACACGCCGGCGAGCTGGACGGCACACTGATGCATCTGGCGTTTATCTTTATCCTCATCGGCTTCGGCACCAAAACCGGGTTGTTCCCGATGCATGCCTGGTTGCCGGATGCCCACAGTGAAGCCCCCAGCCCCACCAGCGCCATGCTTTCCGCCGTACTGCTCAACTGTGCGCTGCTGGTGATCGTGCGTTACACCATTCTGATCAGCGCCGCCATCGGGCCGGAATTTCCGCAACGGTTGTTGCTGGTGTTCGGCCTGCTGTCGGTGGCCGTGGCCGCGTTCCTGATCCTGGTGCAACGGGATATGAAGCGCCTGCTGGCCTACTCCAGCGTGGAAAACATGGGGTTGATTGCCGTGGCGATCGGCATCGGCGGGCCGCTCGGCATTCTGGCGGCGCTGCTGCACACCCTCAACCATAGTCTGGCGAAAACCCTGCTGTTCTGCGGTTCCGGTAACGTGCTGCTGAAATATGGCACCCGCGATATGGATGCGGTGAAAGGTATTCTGCGCGTGGCGCCGCTGACCGGCGCACTGCTGGCGGGCGGCGCGCTGGCGCTGGGCGGCATGCCGCCGTTCAACGTGTTCCTCAGCGAGTTCATGACCGTTACCGCCGGGATCCACGCCGGGCAGCTACCGCTCACACTGCTGCTGCTGGCGTTGTTGACCGTGGTGCTGGCCGGGCTGGTGCGCATGGTGGCGATGACCGTCCTTGGCAGCAAGCCAGAGGCGGTCAGCCGCGGCGAACTGGGCTGGCTGACCACCGTTCCCATGCTGATCCTGTTGGTGCTGATGCTGGTGATGGGCACCCGCATCCCGCAGCCGGTGACGCAACTGCTGGAGCGAGCCACCGCCATCGTGCTTAACACCGCGCCGGGCGCCGACGGCCAAGCGGCCCCGCTCGGCTGGCCGTCGCTGAGCCTGCGCGCGGCCCCTCAGGAACATGCGCCCGTTTCATCGTTAACCCCTTCCCGTCAGGAGATGTACCGTGATTAA
- a CDS encoding respiratory chain complex I subunit 1 family protein translates to MTQTALLIPLVCALLQAVVMMAAAPLLSGMSRVIRAKMHSRQGPGVLQDYRDLFKLLRRQEVAPQHSGGVFRLMPFVLLGTMLLVAMTLPAVTDASPFGAGGDVITLLYLFAVFRFFFSLAGLDSGSTFAGIGASRELTLGILVEPILMLALLVVALIAGSTNIGNISQHLAGGNWTSPTATGLALLACAFATFIEMGKIPFDVAEAEQELQEGPLTEYAGAGLALVKWGISLKQVVVAALFLSIFIPFGKAAAFSAAGLLWGTLLLFVKLVVVFVIAALIENSLARGRFLLTGRVTWLGFGVAALAFVFYLTGL, encoded by the coding sequence ATGACACAAACCGCCTTGTTGATTCCCCTCGTCTGCGCGCTGTTGCAGGCAGTGGTCATGATGGCGGCAGCTCCGCTGCTGTCCGGTATGTCCCGCGTGATCCGCGCCAAAATGCACTCCCGCCAGGGCCCCGGCGTGTTGCAAGACTACCGCGACCTGTTCAAATTGCTGCGTCGTCAGGAAGTGGCGCCCCAACACAGCGGCGGCGTATTTCGTCTGATGCCGTTCGTGCTGCTGGGCACCATGCTGCTGGTGGCGATGACACTGCCGGCCGTAACCGATGCCTCGCCGTTCGGCGCCGGCGGCGATGTGATCACCCTGCTGTATCTGTTCGCGGTGTTTCGTTTCTTCTTTTCGCTGGCAGGGCTGGATTCCGGCAGCACCTTCGCCGGCATCGGCGCCAGCCGCGAGCTGACGCTCGGCATTCTGGTGGAACCCATCCTGATGCTCGCCCTGTTGGTGGTGGCGTTGATCGCCGGTTCGACCAACATCGGCAACATCAGCCAGCATCTGGCCGGCGGTAACTGGACGTCGCCCACCGCTACCGGGCTGGCGCTGCTGGCCTGCGCCTTCGCCACCTTCATCGAGATGGGGAAAATCCCGTTCGACGTGGCGGAAGCGGAACAGGAACTGCAGGAAGGGCCGCTGACCGAATACGCCGGCGCCGGTCTGGCGTTGGTGAAATGGGGCATCAGCCTCAAGCAGGTGGTGGTCGCCGCGCTGTTTCTGTCGATTTTCATCCCGTTCGGTAAGGCGGCCGCCTTTTCTGCCGCCGGTCTGCTGTGGGGAACGCTACTGCTGTTCGTCAAACTGGTGGTGGTGTTCGTCATCGCCGCGCTGATTGAAAACAGTCTGGCGCGCGGACGTTTCCTGCTAACCGGGCGCGTTACCTGGCTGGGCTTCGGCGTTGCGGCGCTGGCGTTCGTTTTCTACCTCACCGGTCTATAA
- a CDS encoding hydrogenase 4 subunit D gives MENIALATLLLPFLGALLIAFMPQRMAKVLCTLFALLATLGMAALACAYFNNGKTDVVFTLYRYGQTDLFGFVFDRISLLIGFAVVSLGFLVSLYSCGYLTLGNREHPHDGSNRYYAFLLVFIGAMAGLTLSSTILGQLLFFEVTGGCSWALIGYYQKPKSLRSALKALLVTHVASIGLYLAAAWLFATTGTFALSAIAQLDDTSKIVVFGGVLFAAWGKSAQLPLHVWLPDAMEAPTPVSAYLHAASMVKVGVYIFARAILSAGDVPHIIGWVGAIMATLTLVYGFLMYLPQKDMKRLLAYSTITQLSYIFLALSLSIFGSRMAFDAGMAYIFNHAYAKSLFFLVAGALSYSCGTRMLPQLRGMMKRLPLLGIGFCVAALAITGVPPFNGFFSKFPLFAAGFALSHEQVWLLPLLVIALVESVASFAWFLYWFGRTVPGEPSEEVANATPVPASMNIVLLVLIVMSLCSSVIAALWLK, from the coding sequence ATGGAGAATATTGCCCTTGCGACCCTGCTGCTGCCGTTTCTCGGCGCGCTGCTGATCGCCTTCATGCCGCAGCGAATGGCCAAAGTGCTGTGTACGTTGTTCGCCCTGCTGGCTACGCTCGGTATGGCGGCGCTAGCCTGCGCCTATTTCAATAACGGTAAAACAGACGTGGTGTTCACGCTTTACCGCTACGGCCAGACCGACCTGTTCGGCTTCGTGTTCGATCGCATCAGTTTGTTGATCGGTTTCGCCGTCGTTTCGCTCGGCTTTCTGGTCAGCCTCTACTCCTGCGGCTACCTGACGCTGGGCAACCGCGAGCACCCGCACGACGGCAGTAATCGCTACTATGCGTTTCTGCTGGTGTTTATCGGCGCGATGGCCGGGCTGACGCTGTCGTCCACCATTCTGGGACAACTGCTGTTCTTCGAAGTCACCGGCGGTTGCTCCTGGGCGCTGATCGGTTATTACCAGAAACCCAAGTCGTTACGTTCGGCGCTGAAGGCGCTGCTGGTGACTCACGTCGCGTCCATCGGCCTGTATCTGGCGGCCGCCTGGCTGTTCGCCACCACCGGCACCTTCGCGCTGAGCGCCATCGCGCAGCTGGATGACACCAGCAAGATTGTGGTGTTCGGCGGCGTACTGTTCGCCGCCTGGGGGAAATCCGCCCAGTTGCCGCTGCACGTCTGGCTGCCGGATGCGATGGAGGCACCCACCCCGGTGAGTGCTTACTTGCATGCCGCGTCGATGGTGAAAGTGGGGGTGTATATCTTTGCCCGCGCGATCCTCTCCGCCGGCGATGTGCCGCACATTATCGGCTGGGTCGGCGCCATTATGGCGACCCTCACGCTGGTGTACGGTTTCCTGATGTATCTGCCGCAGAAAGACATGAAACGGCTGCTGGCCTACTCCACCATCACCCAGCTCTCCTACATCTTTCTGGCGCTGTCGCTGTCCATCTTCGGATCACGCATGGCTTTCGACGCCGGCATGGCCTACATCTTCAACCACGCCTACGCCAAAAGCCTGTTCTTCCTGGTGGCAGGCGCGCTGAGCTACAGCTGCGGCACCCGCATGCTGCCGCAACTGCGCGGGATGATGAAGCGGCTGCCGTTGCTGGGCATCGGCTTCTGCGTAGCGGCATTGGCGATCACCGGCGTACCGCCGTTCAACGGCTTCTTCAGTAAATTCCCGCTGTTCGCCGCCGGGTTCGCCCTGTCGCACGAGCAGGTCTGGCTGCTGCCGCTGTTGGTGATCGCACTGGTGGAATCGGTCGCCAGCTTCGCCTGGTTCCTCTACTGGTTTGGTCGTACCGTGCCGGGCGAGCCGTCCGAGGAAGTGGCCAACGCCACGCCGGTGCCTGCGTCCATGAATATCGTACTGCTGGTGCTGATCGTGATGTCGCTGTGTTCGAGCGTTATCGCCGCACTCTGGCTGAAATAA
- the hycI gene encoding hydrogenase maturation peptidase HycI produces MTEHPLRTENMVLTVGNTMMADDGAGPLLAERMTREPVPGWSVIDGGAIPENAAHTLRELKPQRLLVVDATDMGLAPGEIRIVNPDRIADDLLMNTHNMPLNYLIDSLKEDIPEVIFVGIQPALVAFYFPIGAEVTQAVEHLYQRLDGWEGHGGFATLE; encoded by the coding sequence ATGACTGAACACCCGTTACGTACCGAGAATATGGTGTTGACCGTCGGCAACACCATGATGGCCGACGACGGCGCCGGGCCGTTGCTGGCGGAGCGCATGACCCGAGAACCGGTGCCCGGTTGGTCGGTTATTGACGGCGGCGCCATCCCGGAAAACGCCGCCCATACGCTGCGGGAGCTGAAACCGCAACGCCTGCTGGTCGTCGATGCCACCGATATGGGGCTGGCGCCAGGCGAAATCCGCATCGTCAACCCGGACAGAATCGCCGACGACCTGTTGATGAATACCCACAATATGCCGTTGAACTACCTGATCGATAGCCTGAAGGAAGACATTCCCGAGGTGATTTTCGTCGGCATTCAGCCGGCATTGGTGGCGTTCTATTTTCCCATTGGTGCGGAAGTCACCCAGGCGGTGGAGCATCTTTATCAACGTCTTGACGGCTGGGAAGGACATGGCGGATTCGCGACGCTGGAATAA
- a CDS encoding NADH-quinone oxidoreductase subunit B family protein, giving the protein MSMLPNGADHYRTTPITLDEQTQQLKKTLLKDIQRSAYVYRVDCGGCNGCEIEIFSAITPLFDAERFGIKVVASPRHADILLFTGAVTRAMRTPALRAYESAPDPKICISYGACGCGGGIFHDLYCVWGGSDKIVPIDVYIPGCPPTPAATIYGFAVALGLLEQKLHGQSHQQGEDEKAALIHPDVPPDLRVLLEREARRMAGYRQGREISDRFLGLLENQPLAGFEQRVDSWLQQHNDPRLTEIVGQLLQIYQAMLSGAIVR; this is encoded by the coding sequence ATGAGTATGTTGCCTAACGGTGCCGACCACTACCGCACCACGCCGATCACGTTGGATGAACAAACCCAACAATTGAAAAAAACGCTGCTGAAGGATATCCAGCGTTCCGCGTATGTCTACCGCGTGGACTGCGGCGGTTGTAACGGCTGCGAGATCGAGATCTTCTCCGCCATTACCCCGCTGTTCGACGCCGAGCGTTTCGGCATCAAGGTGGTGGCCTCGCCGCGCCACGCCGACATTCTGCTGTTCACCGGCGCGGTCACGCGCGCTATGCGCACCCCGGCGCTGCGCGCCTACGAATCGGCGCCGGATCCGAAAATCTGCATCTCCTACGGTGCGTGCGGTTGTGGCGGCGGCATCTTCCACGATCTGTACTGCGTGTGGGGCGGCAGCGATAAAATCGTGCCGATCGACGTGTATATCCCCGGCTGTCCGCCGACGCCGGCGGCGACCATTTACGGGTTCGCCGTGGCGCTGGGCCTGCTGGAGCAGAAGCTGCACGGTCAAAGCCACCAGCAGGGCGAGGACGAAAAAGCCGCGCTGATCCACCCCGACGTACCGCCCGATCTGCGGGTACTGCTGGAGCGCGAAGCCCGGCGGATGGCGGGTTATCGTCAGGGCCGCGAAATCAGCGACCGGTTTCTGGGGCTACTGGAAAACCAGCCGCTGGCCGGGTTTGAACAACGGGTGGACAGCTGGCTGCAACAGCATAACGACCCGCGCCTGACGGAGATCGTCGGCCAGCTGTTGCAGATCTACCAAGCGATGCTGAGCGGAGCGATCGTCCGATGA
- a CDS encoding ABC transporter substrate-binding protein gives MLNKTLLVVSLFGASLAAQAESVTVISFGGLNKEAQQKAFYAPFKQAGLGSVEAGEYNGEMAKIRAMVQTGQVGWDVVEVESPELVRGCNEGLFESLDWKKLGNEADFVKGATSECGAGIFLWSTVLTYNSDKLKNGPKDWADFWNIKAFPGKRALRKSAKFTLEIALLADGVKREDVYKVLSTPEGVNQAFKKLDQIKPSIQWWESGAQPLQWLVSGDVVMTSAYNGRVTAAQKEGHAFNIVWRDSLYDLDSWAIVKGTKHKALAEQFIAFANKPENQQVFATLIPYGPTNKGAMLKLDPTVAENLPTNPKNLEMSVNIDTAFWIDHGEELEQRFNAWADK, from the coding sequence ATGCTCAACAAAACATTACTGGTTGTCAGTCTGTTCGGCGCTTCGCTTGCCGCTCAGGCAGAAAGCGTGACCGTCATTTCGTTTGGCGGCCTGAACAAAGAAGCGCAACAGAAAGCGTTCTATGCGCCATTTAAACAGGCGGGTTTAGGCAGTGTCGAAGCCGGTGAATACAATGGTGAGATGGCCAAGATCCGCGCCATGGTGCAGACCGGTCAGGTGGGTTGGGATGTGGTAGAAGTGGAAAGCCCGGAGCTGGTGCGCGGCTGCAACGAGGGGTTATTCGAATCACTGGACTGGAAAAAGCTCGGCAATGAAGCCGACTTCGTCAAAGGCGCGACGTCCGAGTGCGGCGCCGGCATTTTCCTGTGGTCGACCGTGTTGACCTACAACAGCGACAAGTTGAAAAACGGGCCGAAAGACTGGGCGGATTTCTGGAATATCAAAGCGTTCCCCGGGAAACGCGCGTTGCGCAAGAGCGCCAAATTCACGCTGGAGATCGCACTGCTGGCGGATGGCGTCAAGCGTGAGGACGTTTATAAGGTACTGTCGACCCCGGAAGGCGTTAACCAGGCGTTCAAAAAACTCGATCAGATCAAACCCAGCATTCAATGGTGGGAGTCCGGCGCGCAACCGTTACAGTGGCTGGTGTCGGGTGATGTCGTGATGACCTCCGCCTATAACGGTCGCGTCACTGCCGCCCAAAAAGAGGGCCATGCCTTCAACATCGTCTGGCGGGACAGCCTCTACGACCTTGATAGCTGGGCCATTGTGAAAGGCACCAAACACAAGGCATTGGCGGAACAATTCATTGCTTTCGCCAACAAGCCGGAAAATCAACAAGTGTTCGCTACCCTCATCCCATACGGCCCGACCAACAAAGGCGCGATGCTCAAGCTTGACCCAACGGTGGCGGAAAACCTGCCCACCAACCCGAAGAATCTGGAAATGTCGGTCAATATCGATACCGCATTTTGGATTGATCATGGTGAAGAACTGGAACAGCGCTTCAACGCCTGGGCCGACAAATAA
- a CDS encoding hydrogenase large subunit, with amino-acid sequence MINQTPAQNADALGASYVAQVRAKFPTAILEEERQTSNQLTITVKLHTLPEVVEYLYYQHGGWLSVLFGNDERSLNGHFAVYYVLSMEQGEKCWVVVKALVNPTVPEFPSVTPRVPAAVWGEREVRDMYGLIPVGLPDERRLVLPDDWPDELYPLRKDAMDYRQRPAPTRDDESYTFVNEATGDTRVVPIGPMHITSDEPGHFRLFVDGEQIIDADYRLFYVHRGMEKLAETRMGYNEVTFLSDRVCGICGFTHSVAYTSSIENALGVVVPARAHTIRSILLEVERLHSHLLNIGLSSHFVGFDTGFMQFFRVREKSMQIAEMLTGARKTYGLNLIGGIRRDILKEDRLKTIKLIREMREEVTQLTDMLLNTANMAQRTQGIGVLNRQVARDYSPVGPMIRASGFNRDVRVDHPFAGYLDLPMELHHLDGGDVYSRVLVRVREVFTSLAMIEFGLDNMPGGPILNEHIHYRPHKFALGFTEAPRGEDIHWSMTGDNQKLFRWRCRAATYANWPVLRFMLRGNTVSDAPLIIGSLDPCYSCTDRVTLVDVRKEKITTVPYKELERYGLERTRSPLK; translated from the coding sequence GTGATTAATCAAACCCCCGCGCAAAACGCCGATGCCTTGGGCGCGAGCTATGTGGCTCAGGTAAGAGCGAAATTCCCCACGGCGATCCTGGAGGAAGAGCGACAGACCAGCAATCAGCTGACGATTACCGTGAAGCTGCATACGCTGCCGGAAGTGGTGGAATACCTCTATTACCAGCACGGCGGCTGGCTGTCGGTGCTGTTCGGCAACGACGAACGCTCCCTTAACGGCCATTTTGCCGTCTACTATGTGTTGTCGATGGAACAGGGCGAGAAGTGCTGGGTGGTGGTGAAGGCGCTGGTTAACCCGACGGTGCCGGAATTCCCCTCGGTCACGCCGCGCGTGCCCGCCGCCGTGTGGGGCGAGCGCGAAGTGCGCGACATGTACGGGCTGATCCCGGTCGGCCTGCCGGATGAGCGTCGCCTGGTGCTGCCGGACGACTGGCCGGACGAACTCTACCCGCTGCGCAAGGACGCGATGGATTACCGTCAGCGCCCTGCGCCCACCCGTGACGACGAGTCCTACACCTTCGTCAACGAAGCCACCGGCGATACCCGCGTGGTGCCGATCGGCCCGATGCATATTACCTCCGACGAACCGGGCCACTTCCGGCTGTTCGTCGACGGCGAGCAGATCATCGACGCCGACTATCGCCTGTTCTACGTCCACCGCGGCATGGAAAAACTGGCGGAAACCCGCATGGGCTACAACGAAGTGACATTCCTGTCCGACCGGGTGTGCGGCATCTGCGGTTTCACCCACAGCGTGGCCTACACCTCGTCCATCGAGAACGCGCTCGGCGTCGTGGTGCCGGCCCGCGCCCATACCATCCGCAGCATTTTGCTGGAAGTGGAGCGCCTGCACAGCCACCTGCTCAATATCGGGCTGTCGAGCCACTTTGTCGGCTTCGATACCGGCTTTATGCAGTTCTTCCGGGTGCGCGAAAAATCGATGCAAATTGCCGAGATGCTCACCGGTGCGCGCAAGACCTATGGGCTGAACCTGATCGGCGGTATTCGTCGCGACATTCTGAAAGAAGACCGGCTGAAGACCATCAAGCTGATCCGCGAAATGCGCGAAGAGGTCACTCAACTGACCGATATGTTGCTCAACACCGCCAATATGGCGCAACGCACCCAAGGCATCGGCGTGCTGAACCGGCAGGTGGCGCGCGATTACAGCCCGGTGGGGCCGATGATCCGCGCCAGCGGGTTTAACCGCGACGTGCGCGTCGACCATCCGTTCGCCGGCTATCTCGACCTGCCGATGGAGTTGCACCACCTCGATGGCGGCGACGTGTATTCCCGCGTGTTGGTACGGGTGCGCGAAGTCTTTACCTCGCTGGCGATGATCGAATTCGGGCTGGACAACATGCCCGGCGGGCCGATCCTCAACGAGCATATCCACTACCGGCCGCACAAGTTCGCACTGGGCTTTACCGAAGCGCCGCGCGGCGAGGATATCCACTGGAGTATGACCGGCGACAACCAGAAGCTGTTCCGCTGGCGCTGCCGCGCCGCCACCTACGCCAACTGGCCGGTGCTGCGCTTTATGCTACGCGGCAACACGGTATCGGACGCGCCGCTGATCATCGGCAGCCTCGACCCGTGCTACTCCTGTACCGACCGTGTCACGCTGGTGGATGTACGCAAAGAGAAGATCACCACCGTGCCGTACAAAGAATTGGAACGCTACGGACTGGAACGTACCCGTTCGCCGCTGAAATGA
- a CDS encoding SDR family NAD(P)-dependent oxidoreductase, giving the protein MSDNKTLLLTGASRGIGHATVKHFHAAGWKIFTASRQSWVEDCPWAEGLLNHIHLDLEDIPALQDNLPMIRERLGGQLHALVNNAGVSPKGDDGARLGVRETDYATWLKVFNVNLFSTAILANGLFDELRTAQGSIINVTSIAGSRVHPFAGVAYATSKAGLSALTREMAHDFGKFGIRVNAIAPGEIDTSILSPGTQDIVDHTVPMKRLGKPEEVASLIYFLCTHGASYVNGAEIHVNGGQHV; this is encoded by the coding sequence ATGTCCGACAACAAAACGCTGTTATTGACCGGCGCCAGCCGGGGAATCGGCCACGCGACGGTGAAACATTTTCACGCCGCCGGCTGGAAAATCTTCACCGCCTCCCGGCAAAGCTGGGTCGAGGACTGCCCCTGGGCGGAAGGGCTGCTGAATCACATTCACCTCGATCTGGAAGATATCCCGGCGCTACAGGACAATCTGCCCATGATCCGGGAACGGTTAGGGGGACAACTGCACGCGCTGGTCAACAACGCCGGCGTCTCTCCCAAAGGCGATGACGGCGCACGGCTTGGCGTCCGCGAAACCGACTACGCCACCTGGCTAAAAGTCTTTAACGTCAACCTGTTTTCCACCGCGATTCTGGCCAACGGGTTGTTCGACGAACTGCGCACTGCGCAGGGCAGCATCATCAATGTGACCTCGATAGCCGGTTCCCGCGTACACCCGTTCGCCGGCGTCGCCTATGCCACCTCAAAAGCCGGGTTGTCGGCGCTCACACGGGAAATGGCGCACGATTTCGGTAAGTTCGGCATCCGGGTGAACGCCATCGCCCCCGGCGAAATCGACACGTCGATTCTGTCGCCCGGTACCCAGGACATTGTGGATCACACCGTGCCGATGAAACGGCTCGGCAAACCGGAAGAGGTCGCGTCGCTGATTTACTTCCTCTGCACGCACGGCGCCTCCTACGTCAACGGCGCAGAAATCCATGTTAACGGAGGGCAGCATGTCTGA